A window of the Tiliqua scincoides isolate rTilSci1 chromosome 5, rTilSci1.hap2, whole genome shotgun sequence genome harbors these coding sequences:
- the LOC136651225 gene encoding lutzicidin-like, translating into MKSCFWRLLLVAGAAAAAASNIAVPPPQKALSYEQAAKLALDLYNQKAGENFTFQLLKTTPQPEWDANSQSAQEVVFSIQETVCPAEEENLEQECEIKDDGLVKECSGYYFLDETPAVAVVACDVAKDEPQAKRVKRSKWKKFVKKVKKPFKSLLKHGSVVVGGSIPLAG; encoded by the exons ATGAAGAGCTGCTTCTGGAGACTCCTGTTGGtggctggggctgcagctgctgcagcgtCCAACATTGCTGTGCCCCCACCACAAAAGGCACTGAGCTATGAGCAAGCGGCAAAGCTCGCTCTTGACCTCTACAACCAGAAGGCTGGTGAAAACTTCACCTTCCAACTGCTCAAAACCACTCCACAACCTGAATGG GATGCAAATTCTCAAAGCGCCCAAGAAGTGGTTTTCTCCATCCAAGAAACAGTGTGCCCAGCAGAAGAGGAGAACCTGGAGCAGGAATGCGAAATCAAAGATGACGGG TTGGTCAAGGAGTGCTCTGGGTACTACTTCCTGGATGAGACGCCAGCTGTGGCGGTCGTCGCCTGTGATGTAGCAAAGGACGAG CCTCAGGCCAAGCGCGTGAAGCGGTCAAAATGGAAGAAGTTCGTGAAGAAAGTCAAGAAGCCCTTCAAAAGCCTCCTCAAGCACGGATCGGTCGTCGTGGGAGGGAGCATCCCCTTGGCAGGATGA